AACTCGAAATCGCCCTGCAGAAAATCGACGACCTCGACGACGACCAGCGGGCCACCGTCGAAGCGCTCGCCGACCGAATGGTCGAGCAGGTTCTCGAAGCCCCGACCCGCTCGCTGCTGACCGCGGCCGTTGAGAACGACGAGGAGACTGTCGCGACGGCACTGTCGCTGTTCGTCGACGGCGAGTCGGTCGAACGAGAGGCGGACTGTTCGTCACCCGGTAAATCGATCCCCGAGTTCGCCCGCGCCCAGGATTGACTTCCTGTGCACATCCCGAGCCGGCGGCAGACGGCCGGTCCAACATGTTGGTCAAAGGCTGACTGTCACGGCGCTCGATCTCTCGGGTATGGAAGTAGACGATAGCACTCCCGAGAGGGGTCCGACCGAGGAGCGAACGATAACGCCGGTCGTGTACGTGCTCGCTCTCGCTGCGACCACGCTGGGACTCACTCATCACATCGACCACGTCGTTCGAGGCAACCACGTCGGTTGGCCGCTGACGCCCGAAGTCAACCCGTTCACGTACAGTCTCGCGATCTATCCGCTGATCGCGATCAGTCTCTACCTGACAGTTACCGAGCGCGTCGAGGCGGGCTACTGGGCGCTCTTCTTCGCGTTCAGTGCGGGGATGCTCGCCTTCTTTCACGTCAGCCCGTGGGCCGTCGAACCGCCCCAGGACGTCATCGATCCCTACGCGAATCCGCTGGTCGGCTACCTCGCGTTTGCCGTCCTGCTCGTGCTCATCGGGAGCGTGGTGTTCGGCTCGCTGTACATGGCTTCCCTGTGGTATCGGGAGGACGCATGAGTCGACATCCGTCTGTGTCGCCAGCCGACGAGCCACGACGCCTTTTTCGACCTGGAGGCCGAGATGACAGCACATGGCTCGCGCTCTCGACGCGGGGGACCGTCGGTGATCCGCGCTCGCTTTCGGATCGTCCTGCCTCCGGAGGTCTGGGTCGCCGAGGTCTCGACGACATACCCCGAGGCGACGTTTCGCCTGTTGACGGGCGTTCCGATAGACGACAGCGCGCTGGAACTGGGCGAGGTCCGCACCGACGATCCCGGCCCGATCGCCGACGACATCCGATCGCACCCCGACGTCGACGCCTACGATCTCGTCTACGCCGACGAGCAGCGCTCGATCGCCCAGTACGAGGTCGACGAACAGGCGCTGTACGACTTTCTGCTGAACTCCTCACTCCCGCCGGAGTTTCCCGTGATCGTCGAGGACGGCGAGATGACCTTCGACGTGACCGCCACTCGCGAACAGTTCGAGGCCTTCGGCGACGCGCTGGACGCGAGTGCCCGCTCCTACGAACTCCTGTCGGTCGTCCACACCGACAGCGACGAACGCCTGCTCACCGACCGCCAGCGCGAGTGTCTGACTCTCGCCCAGCGTCGCGGCTACTTCGCGGTCCCCCGGGAGTGTACGCTCGCCGAGGTGGCCGACGAACTCGACGTCGACAAGTCGACGGCCAGCGAGACGATCCGCCGCGGCACTGCCCGCGTGCTCGAACAGTTCCTGATCGACCGGGTTTGATCGGGAGTGTCGCCAGATGAGTCAGCTGTGGCGACGCTCGACGCACCGACTGTTGCACCTCCTGCCTGCGGTCGCACTCGGCGTGTTCCTGTACTCGCCGCTCCGGACACTCTCCGAGGCGGTGCTCGTCGCACAGCTGCTCCTGTTCCCATCGCTGGCGCTCTCGGGAGTCCTGTTGTGGAAGGGGCCGCGGATCCGCCAGTGGTTCGGGGAGTGACTCCTCAGAAGTCGTAGAGATCCGTCGAGAGATAGCGTTCGGCGGGATCACAGACGATCGTCGCGACGAGTTCGTCCGGGCGCTCGCGGGCGACCTGGGCGGCGACGTGGACGTTCGCCCCCGAGGAGACGCCGCCGGCGATCCCCTCCTCCTGAGCCAGTCGGCGCGCCATCGCGACCGAGTCCTCCTTCGAGACCGTCCGGACCTCGTCCAGCAGTTCCCGTTCCATGATCTCCGGGACGAACCCCGCGCCGATCCCCTGGATCTCGTGGCTGCCGGCCTCCTCGCCGGAGAGGACCGCCGAGTCTTCGGGTTCGACGGCGATCAGATCGACGTCGCACCCGGCTTCCCGGAAGTACGTACCCACGCCGGTGATCGTTCCACCTGTGCCGACCCCGGCGACGAAGACGTCCAGCTCGCCGTCGGTCGCCTCATCCAGTTCCGGGCCGGTCGTCCGCCGATGTGCGCTGGGATTGTTCGGGTTCTGGAACTGCTGGGGGACGAAGGTATCCTCGTATTCGGCGGCGAGTTCGTCGGCGCGCTCTATCGCGCCGTTCATCCCGCCGTCGGCGTCGGTGAGTTCCAGTTCCGCGCCGAGCGCTCGGAGTAGCTGGCGACGCTCCTCGCTCATCGACTCGGGCATCGTCAGGATCAGGTCGTGGCCGCGGGCCGCACAGACCGTCGCCAGCCCGATTCCCGTGTTGCCACTCGTGGGCTCGATCACGACCGTCTCGTCGGCGATCTCGCCGGCCTCGGCAGCCGCATCGAGCATCTCTCGCGCGATCCGGTCTTTGACCGAATAGGGATTGAACGACTCCAGTTTCACCAGGAGATTCGGCGCGATAGCGTCGACTCGCACCAGCGGTGTCTCTCCGATCAGTTCCGTCACGTCGGCTGCTACTCGCATCGTCTGTTCGTTCCGGGACTGTTCGGCTTGCCTTCTCTCCCTCAGTATCAGGGGTCGTTTTGTCGGATCGATCGAGCAGGCCCGCACGACAGCGGTCTGCTCAATCGGCGCTCACGCCGGCGACAACAGTTCGTCGAGTAGTTTCGACTGCGCTGCGGCGAGATGCTCAGTAAAGGTCGAGGGTTCGATCCCGAGTTCGGTCGCCACGTCGGTCGCGTTCGCGCCGCGGGGATAGGCGAAGTAGCCCATCTCGTAGGCCGTCTCGAGCACCTCTCGCTGGCGGTCGGTCAGCCGCGAGCGATCGACCGGGACGATGTCTTCGGTCCCCTCCGCATCGCCGTCGATCTGCAGGAGATACCGGATTCGGACTGTCCCGTAGTGCTCGCGGAGTTCGGTCACCAGATCTCGGAGGGCGGTGAGATCCGCCAGGTGCAGTTCGAGGACGAGCAAGCCTTCTTCGGCCCGGACCTCCGCGATCGGCGTGTTCCGACGCTCGACGTACTCACAGATACAGTCGCTGACGCGCTGATCGAACTGATAGACCGTCGCCGAGTCGTACTCGAACAGCGGTTCCAGGTCGCCGTCGAACACGTCGGGGTCGTGCTCCCCGCTGACGGTGAACTGTTCGGTCGCCCCGCCCGCCCCGTCGTCGGCCCGCCGAACCGACGAGACCGAGCCCTCGACCCCCTCGGAGAACCCCGCGACGGGACAGGCCTCGGCGGCCGGGAGTTCCAGTTCCGCTCGCATCCCAGTCATTGTATCTCAGTATCGAGCGTCCCGGCCCATAACCGCCGCGCGCGTTCCCAGCGCGTGGGAAGCGGAGCATTTCGCCGGTTGTGTCGAGAGCGGCCTTCCGATCGCAGACGGAACGGATTTTTTGTCGGCCGCGGCCGAACGCTGCGGCATGGACCTGACGCAGTTCGTCGACGGGATCGTCCACGAGCCGACCCAGATCGAGGGCCGCGGACTCGATCTCACAGTCGCCGAAATCTACGAGATCGACGCCCCCGGTCGCGTCGACTTCGGTGGTGGCGAACTCGAGCCCGCCGACCTCGAACCGCACGATCGCACCCTCCGCAACCCCGAGGACGACTACGAGTGGTGGCACCTCGACGCGGGACAGTATCTGCTGGGATACAACGAGTCCCTCGCGCTGCCCGAGGACATGATCGCGACGATTCAGGTGCGCGAGGCCGTCCGCGATCGGGGTGGCTCTCACCCGACGCTGTCGCTCGCGGAACTCGGCCACGTCCCGCTGTCGGTCGGTGGCGCGGGTCTTCGCATCAAGGAGAACGCGCGCGTCTCGACGCTGACGGAGATACGGCGTCGCTGAGGTCCTTCTTCCCCGGGGGCTGGCAGTGCCAGCGTGGTTCGACGGGCTTTTTAAGCGCGACTGGCAGATTACAGGCATGGCAGATTTCACCGTCGCCGTTGCCGACCCCGACAGCGGCGTGACGTACCAGATCGACGTCGACGGACAGGACGCGAACCGATTCATGGGCCGAGAGATCGGCGACGAAGTCGACGGCGGTGCCGTCGGCCTCGACGGCTACACTCTGGAGATCACCGGCGGCTCCGACACCGCGGGCCGACCGCTCCGCGGTGACGTCCGCGGTCCCGACCTCAAGTCCGTTCTCCTCGAAGGCGGCGTCGGCTACGAGCCCTCGCGTGACGGCGAGCGCAAGCGCGTGACCGTCCGCGGTCGCGAGATCAGCGACGAGGTCCGCCAGATCAACGCCAGCGTCGTCGCTCGCGGCAGCACCGACGTCGACGAACTGCTCGGCGAGTCCGAGGACTAGGGATCGATGGCCGACCGAATCGCCAGCGACACCGAGAGCGTCGCGACTCACCGGCTCACGATCGAGACGGTCGGCCGCACCTCCCGCCCGCGACTCGAACTCCCGGCCGAACTCGACCTCGAAGCGGGCGACGTCGTCCGCCTGACTCTCGACGGCGGGGAGTACCACGCCCGCGTCGAGTCGAATCTCGACGGCGCACTCGAACTCCGCGGCGCGTTCGACAACACCAGACTCGCCCGGAGCGACGACGGCGAAGACCGCCTCGCCGCGTGGGTCGACGACAGCGGCGTCGACCCCGGCCGGTCGGTGTTGCTCGACGTCCTGACCGAGGGCTATCACTACGGACTCCGCGAACCCGGCGAGCGCGTCGTCTACACCGCCCGGGATCCACCGGACGACTCGCTGTCGCGCATCGCCGACTCCCTCGAAGAGTAGCGCCGTCCCGATTTTCTCGACTGATAGTGGCGCGAAACGCTCAATATTCGCCCTGTCCAAGACGGGTGTAGAGCGGCGAATGTCGGAATCCATCATCGCGGACTTCGTCGGATCGTTCAACTCCGAACAGTCCGCGCGCGCCGAGCCCGTCAAAGGTCGGATCCTCCTCAGTCAGAAGCGACTGGTTCTGGCTTCGGACAAGGGCAAGACACAGATTCCGCTCTCGTCGATCTTCGACGTCGCCGTGGGGCAGGTCCCCGACGAACTCGGCGACTTCTTCAACGCGACCGTCACGGTCGCGTTCGAGCGCAACGACAACCGATACATCGCGGCGATCGAGGCCGAAGACGGCACCATCGAGAAGTTCAACTCCGTGCTG
The Halapricum salinum genome window above contains:
- a CDS encoding dCTP deaminase/dUTPase family protein, giving the protein MDLTQFVDGIVHEPTQIEGRGLDLTVAEIYEIDAPGRVDFGGGELEPADLEPHDRTLRNPEDDYEWWHLDAGQYLLGYNESLALPEDMIATIQVREAVRDRGGSHPTLSLAELGHVPLSVGGAGLRIKENARVSTLTEIRRR
- a CDS encoding 30S ribosomal protein S6e, which encodes MADFTVAVADPDSGVTYQIDVDGQDANRFMGREIGDEVDGGAVGLDGYTLEITGGSDTAGRPLRGDVRGPDLKSVLLEGGVGYEPSRDGERKRVTVRGREISDEVRQINASVVARGSTDVDELLGESED
- a CDS encoding helix-turn-helix domain-containing protein, yielding MTGMRAELELPAAEACPVAGFSEGVEGSVSSVRRADDGAGGATEQFTVSGEHDPDVFDGDLEPLFEYDSATVYQFDQRVSDCICEYVERRNTPIAEVRAEEGLLVLELHLADLTALRDLVTELREHYGTVRIRYLLQIDGDAEGTEDIVPVDRSRLTDRQREVLETAYEMGYFAYPRGANATDVATELGIEPSTFTEHLAAAQSKLLDELLSPA
- a CDS encoding DUF7112 family protein, with amino-acid sequence MADRIASDTESVATHRLTIETVGRTSRPRLELPAELDLEAGDVVRLTLDGGEYHARVESNLDGALELRGAFDNTRLARSDDGEDRLAAWVDDSGVDPGRSVLLDVLTEGYHYGLREPGERVVYTARDPPDDSLSRIADSLEE
- a CDS encoding helix-turn-helix domain-containing protein, whose product is MTAHGSRSRRGGPSVIRARFRIVLPPEVWVAEVSTTYPEATFRLLTGVPIDDSALELGEVRTDDPGPIADDIRSHPDVDAYDLVYADEQRSIAQYEVDEQALYDFLLNSSLPPEFPVIVEDGEMTFDVTATREQFEAFGDALDASARSYELLSVVHTDSDERLLTDRQRECLTLAQRRGYFAVPRECTLAEVADELDVDKSTASETIRRGTARVLEQFLIDRV
- the cysK gene encoding cysteine synthase A; translation: MRVAADVTELIGETPLVRVDAIAPNLLVKLESFNPYSVKDRIAREMLDAAAEAGEIADETVVIEPTSGNTGIGLATVCAARGHDLILTMPESMSEERRQLLRALGAELELTDADGGMNGAIERADELAAEYEDTFVPQQFQNPNNPSAHRRTTGPELDEATDGELDVFVAGVGTGGTITGVGTYFREAGCDVDLIAVEPEDSAVLSGEEAGSHEIQGIGAGFVPEIMERELLDEVRTVSKEDSVAMARRLAQEEGIAGGVSSGANVHVAAQVARERPDELVATIVCDPAERYLSTDLYDF